The following is a genomic window from Planctomycetia bacterium.
AGATCAATTCCGTCGCCGATTCGTCGGGCAATGGCGAGGAGCTTGCACGCGTAGCCAAGTTCCCTGCCGGATGTGAGGTCGAGCAGCTCGATGTCGGAGATGCCTGCGACGGCGATTCGATCGAGATCGCACGACTGGCGCATAGCGATGGACGCAAGAATGGACAGCTTGTGCGCCGAATCAATGCCGTCGACGTCCAGTGTCGGATCCGCCTCTGCATAGCCGAGTCGCTGAGCCTCGTCGAGGGCGTGGGGATAGCTCGCGCTGTTATCAAGCATCCGCGTCAGGATGTAATTGCACGTGCCGTTCAGGATTCCGTACACCGCATCAATGCGGTTGCCGATGAGGCCGCGACGAACTGATTCGATCAGCGGAATCCCTCCGGCGACCGACGCCTCGAACGCGACGCACTGATTGCCAAGGCGCGCCGCGGAGAAGACCTCGCGGCCGTGCATGGCGAGCAGAGCCTTGTTGGCAGTCACGACGCTCTTGCCGGCGGCCAGCGCCGCAAGGGTCACGCGCTTGGCTTCGTCCGTTCCGCCCATCAACTCGACCATGATTTCTGACTTGGGATCGGTCAATGGCGCAGAGGCATCGGCAGTGATCATTGCCGAGGGGATCGTCACGCCGCGCTTCTTTGCCGGGTCGCGGACGACGACGTGGCGAATCTCGAATTTCAGGCCGGTGCGGCCCGCCAGGCTTCCGTCTGCGTCGAGCAGAATGCGGACCACCTGCTCGCCGACGGTTCCACATCCAATCAAACTGATTCCGACTACCCGCGACATTTCGGCTCCTGTATTGGCGAGGCTATCTTCGGCGGAGAGGCCCGACTTGTGGAGGTCCATGATCGGTTTGGGGTCGGCCGTTTTTGCCGGGACACGTCGTACCCTTTTGGGCGACGTCTGAGGGCAGGGCATAGCCTGATCTAATCCCAGCAAGCGCATTATCTTAAATGTCAGTGGTTCCCATAAAGTTGACGGGGCGAATGGCCGATAACGGGTATGTTGGTTGCGCACAGTGCAGCGCTCGCCGCCGGTCGGCTGCAGGAGGCGTTCATGATTGAGAGACCCGAAAAACTGAAAGCCCGCGACGCTGAGGTCGTGCCGGAAGCGTTTGAGGATGACCACTTTGACGACGACGCGACCGCGTCCGAGGCGAGCGCCCCGAAACACGATCTGCCGCAGCTCAAGCTCCGCCGCGCTGACCACGACGACGAAGACATCCCGTCCGATGACTCGGAAATGGATGAAATCTCCGATTCGGATGATGCGATCGACGAGAACGATCGCTGGCCGTGGGACCACGACCTCGCCGAAGTGGCCGTAGATGACGATGACCAGTCGTCTGATGAAGAATCCGAGATCGATTCATTTGACGACGACGAAATCGCAGGCTCGAACCCTCTAATGTCTCAGCAGGACGAAGATCACGTCGCCATGTCGGCCGTCGCGGCCGATCTGGAGGACCACGCCGCGATAGAGGATCTGATTCTCTCGATGCCGATCGTGCAGACGCCGATCGAGGAGTCGCTGGCCGCCTTCGCCCGGGGACTGGAATCCGACGGCGACGACACCCCAGAATTGATTGAGACGTCGTTACAGGCGACAGGCCCGACACCCGCGGTCATCATTGAAGCCGCATCATCGACCAACGTAGCCAATGAATCAGGCTCTCGGGGGCGGTCCACCACCGTCGAGAGCGGCCTCGCCGGATCAACCGCTGTGCAA
Proteins encoded in this region:
- a CDS encoding homoserine dehydrogenase, with amino-acid sequence MSRVVGISLIGCGTVGEQVVRILLDADGSLAGRTGLKFEIRHVVVRDPAKKRGVTIPSAMITADASAPLTDPKSEIMVELMGGTDEAKRVTLAALAAGKSVVTANKALLAMHGREVFSAARLGNQCVAFEASVAGGIPLIESVRRGLIGNRIDAVYGILNGTCNYILTRMLDNSASYPHALDEAQRLGYAEADPTLDVDGIDSAHKLSILASIAMRQSCDLDRIAVAGISDIELLDLTSGRELGYACKLLAIARRIGDGIDLSVRPTFVRHAHPLASVSGPFNAISLYGDAVGHVMLYGRGAGGAPTASAVVSDIVDVALGNARRTFDQLTVLPDQTPAAVYSSPGENISAYYLRISLRDRPGSVGKVATVLGAEGISIASLIQHEPDAALGNGSVPVIITTRPARQAAMSQALDAMANLEAVACRPICIPLLEEVGD